A single window of Drosophila suzukii chromosome 3, CBGP_Dsuzu_IsoJpt1.0, whole genome shotgun sequence DNA harbors:
- the Mf gene encoding uncharacterized protein Mf isoform X6: MQEIERRYPSRYGLYLRDKPLTPNSLVPLEYEPEDKLLAELNKARRSASPFRPARSTRAGSEPYVPPPAYWNREGSVPRGGPSVFDRATSLAPFTRPSFRASSLEPLDELFERKLPAIAEADSAPTDAPGRSLGIFERAGSPSPTPVKAGRWGPRPTEVAYDAEGLPIFHPRNRFRDLLSPSPNLPISSIVRDPFWWDVDDLVPFRATSVPRASSPVARDSYLSPVKNRYLWSKHPARPLTPEEEDLF, translated from the exons ATGCAGGAGATCGAGCGCAG GTACCCATCTCGCTACGGTCTCTACTTGAGGGACAAGCCACTCACGCCCAACTCGCTGGTGCCCCTGGAGTACGAGCCAGAGGACAAGCTGCTGGCTGAGCTCAACAAGG CTCGCCGCTCGGCCTCGCCGTTCCGCCCTGCCAGGAGCACCCGCGCCGGCAGCGAGCCGTACGTGCCACCGCCGGCCTACTGGAACCGCGAGGGCAGCGTGCCCCGCGGAGGACCCTCGGTCTTCGACCGCGCCACCAGCCTGGCCCCGTTCACGCGGCCCAGCTTCCGGGCCAGCTCCCTGGAGCCGCTGGACGAACTCTTTGAACGTAAGTTGCCCGCGATCGCCGAGGCTGATTCGGCGCCAACTGATGCGCCCGGTCGGTCACTCGGTATTTTCGAGCGCGCCGGCTCGCCAAGTCCCACTCCCGTCAAAGCCGGTCGCTGGGGACCACGCCCCACCGAAGTCGCCTACGATGCTGAGg GACTCCCGATCTTCCATCCCCGCAACCGGTTCAGGGATCTGCTGAGCCCCAGCCCCAACTTGCCGATCTCATCGATCGTGCGCGATCCCTTCTGGTGGGACGTGGATGACCTTGTGCCCTTCCGCGCCACCTCGGTGCCCCGTGCCTCGAGCCCCGTGGCCCGCGATTCGTACTTGTCGCCGGTGAAGAACCGCTACTTGTGGTCCAAGCACCCAGCCAGACCCTTGACCC CTGAGGAAGAGGATTTATtctaa
- the Mf gene encoding uncharacterized protein Mf isoform X10, with translation MFKNHLEMIGRNESPSKKAKFWQSYIRSLKGSEDIRAHEAPRASRPYSSYLDSPSYRSIYDEPATANERVQSSGYRYLPVSRDTYGYSPRAIYDHHYSRTKKAWNDHLKRMQEIERRYPSRYGLYLRDKPLTPNSLVPLEYEPEDKLLAELNKGKDIKDIF, from the exons ATGTTCAAAAACCATTTGGAAATGATTGGGCGCAATGAGAGCCCCAGCAAGAAGGCTAAGTTCTGGCAGTCCTACATCAGGTCCCTGAAGG GCTCCGAGGATATCCGTGCCCACGAGGCGCCCCGTGCCTCTCGTCCCTACAGCTCCTACCTGGACTCGCCCTCCTACAGGAGCATCTACGACGAGCCCGCCACCGCCAACGAGCGCGTCCAGTCCTCTGGCTACAGATATCTGCCAGTGAGCCGCGACACCTACGGTTACTCGCCCCGTGCCATCTACGATCATCACTACAGCCGAACAA AGAAGGCCTGGAATGATCATCTGAAGCGCATGCAGGAGATCGAGCGCAG GTACCCATCTCGCTACGGTCTCTACTTGAGGGACAAGCCACTCACGCCCAACTCGCTGGTGCCCCTGGAGTACGAGCCAGAGGACAAGCTGCTGGCTGAGCTCAACAAGGGTAAGGATATCAAAGACATTTTCTAA
- the Mf gene encoding uncharacterized protein Mf isoform X9, whose protein sequence is MFKNHLEMIGRNESPSKKAKFWQSYIRSLKGSEDIRAHEAPRASRPYSSYLDSPSYRSIYDEPATANERVQSSGYRYLPVSRDTYGYSPRAIYDHHYSRTIPANYDAEKAWNDHLKRMQEIERRYPSRYGLYLRDKPLTPNSLVPLEYEPEDKLLAELNKAGK, encoded by the exons ATGTTCAAAAACCATTTGGAAATGATTGGGCGCAATGAGAGCCCCAGCAAGAAGGCTAAGTTCTGGCAGTCCTACATCAGGTCCCTGAAGG GCTCCGAGGATATCCGTGCCCACGAGGCGCCCCGTGCCTCTCGTCCCTACAGCTCCTACCTGGACTCGCCCTCCTACAGGAGCATCTACGACGAGCCCGCCACCGCCAACGAGCGCGTCCAGTCCTCTGGCTACAGATATCTGCCAGTGAGCCGCGACACCTACGGTTACTCGCCCCGTGCCATCTACGATCATCACTACAGCCGAACAA TTCCAGCTAACTACGACGCAGAGAAGGCCTGGAATGATCATCTGAAGCGCATGCAGGAGATCGAGCGCAG GTACCCATCTCGCTACGGTCTCTACTTGAGGGACAAGCCACTCACGCCCAACTCGCTGGTGCCCCTGGAGTACGAGCCAGAGGACAAGCTGCTGGCTGAGCTCAACAAGG CGGGAAagtaa
- the Mf gene encoding uncharacterized protein Mf isoform X4, whose amino-acid sequence MFKNHLEMIGRNESPSKKAKFWQSYIRSLKGSEDIRAHEAPRASRPYSSYLDSPSYRSIYDEPATANERVQSSGYRYLPVSRDTYGYSPRAIYDHHYSRTIPANYDAEKAWNDHLKRMQEIERRYPSRYGLYLRDKPLTPNSLVPLEYEPEDKLLAELNKARRSASPFRPARSTRAGSEPYVPPPAYWNREGSVPRGGPSVFDRATSLAPFTRPSFRASSLEPLDELFERLPIFHPRNRFRDLLSPSPNLPISSIVRDPFWWDVDDLVPFRATSVPRASSPVARDSYLSPVKNRYLWSKHPARPLTPEEEDLF is encoded by the exons ATGTTCAAAAACCATTTGGAAATGATTGGGCGCAATGAGAGCCCCAGCAAGAAGGCTAAGTTCTGGCAGTCCTACATCAGGTCCCTGAAGG GCTCCGAGGATATCCGTGCCCACGAGGCGCCCCGTGCCTCTCGTCCCTACAGCTCCTACCTGGACTCGCCCTCCTACAGGAGCATCTACGACGAGCCCGCCACCGCCAACGAGCGCGTCCAGTCCTCTGGCTACAGATATCTGCCAGTGAGCCGCGACACCTACGGTTACTCGCCCCGTGCCATCTACGATCATCACTACAGCCGAACAA TTCCAGCTAACTACGACGCAGAGAAGGCCTGGAATGATCATCTGAAGCGCATGCAGGAGATCGAGCGCAG GTACCCATCTCGCTACGGTCTCTACTTGAGGGACAAGCCACTCACGCCCAACTCGCTGGTGCCCCTGGAGTACGAGCCAGAGGACAAGCTGCTGGCTGAGCTCAACAAGG CTCGCCGCTCGGCCTCGCCGTTCCGCCCTGCCAGGAGCACCCGCGCCGGCAGCGAGCCGTACGTGCCACCGCCGGCCTACTGGAACCGCGAGGGCAGCGTGCCCCGCGGAGGACCCTCGGTCTTCGACCGCGCCACCAGCCTGGCCCCGTTCACGCGGCCCAGCTTCCGGGCCAGCTCCCTGGAGCCGCTGGACGAACTCTTTGAAC GACTCCCGATCTTCCATCCCCGCAACCGGTTCAGGGATCTGCTGAGCCCCAGCCCCAACTTGCCGATCTCATCGATCGTGCGCGATCCCTTCTGGTGGGACGTGGATGACCTTGTGCCCTTCCGCGCCACCTCGGTGCCCCGTGCCTCGAGCCCCGTGGCCCGCGATTCGTACTTGTCGCCGGTGAAGAACCGCTACTTGTGGTCCAAGCACCCAGCCAGACCCTTGACCC CTGAGGAAGAGGATTTATtctaa
- the Mf gene encoding uncharacterized protein Mf isoform X12 — translation MFKNHLEMIGRNESPSKKAKFWQSYIRSLKGSEDIRAHEAPRASRPYSSYLDSPSYRSIYDEPATANERVQSSGYRYLPVSRDTYGYSPRAIYDHHYSRTKKAWNDHLKRMQEIERRYPSRYGLYLRDKPLTPNSLVPLEYEPEDKLLAELNKAGK, via the exons ATGTTCAAAAACCATTTGGAAATGATTGGGCGCAATGAGAGCCCCAGCAAGAAGGCTAAGTTCTGGCAGTCCTACATCAGGTCCCTGAAGG GCTCCGAGGATATCCGTGCCCACGAGGCGCCCCGTGCCTCTCGTCCCTACAGCTCCTACCTGGACTCGCCCTCCTACAGGAGCATCTACGACGAGCCCGCCACCGCCAACGAGCGCGTCCAGTCCTCTGGCTACAGATATCTGCCAGTGAGCCGCGACACCTACGGTTACTCGCCCCGTGCCATCTACGATCATCACTACAGCCGAACAA AGAAGGCCTGGAATGATCATCTGAAGCGCATGCAGGAGATCGAGCGCAG GTACCCATCTCGCTACGGTCTCTACTTGAGGGACAAGCCACTCACGCCCAACTCGCTGGTGCCCCTGGAGTACGAGCCAGAGGACAAGCTGCTGGCTGAGCTCAACAAGG CGGGAAagtaa
- the Mf gene encoding uncharacterized protein Mf isoform X5, translating into MFKNHLEMIGRNESPSKKAKFWQSYIRSLKGSEDIRAHEAPRASRPYSSYLDSPSYRSIYDEPATANERVQSSGYRYLPVSRDTYGYSPRAIYDHHYSRTIPANYDAEKAWNDHLKRMQEIERRYPSRYGLYLRDKPLTPNSLVPLEYEPEDKLLAELNKARRSASPFRPARSTRAGSEPYVPPPAYWNREGSVPRGGPSVFDRATSLAPFTRPSFRASSLEPLDELFERLPIFHPRNRFRDLLSPSPNLPISSIVRDPFWWDVDDLVPFRATSVPRASSPVARDSYLSPVKNRYLWSKHPARPLTPHRSIY; encoded by the exons ATGTTCAAAAACCATTTGGAAATGATTGGGCGCAATGAGAGCCCCAGCAAGAAGGCTAAGTTCTGGCAGTCCTACATCAGGTCCCTGAAGG GCTCCGAGGATATCCGTGCCCACGAGGCGCCCCGTGCCTCTCGTCCCTACAGCTCCTACCTGGACTCGCCCTCCTACAGGAGCATCTACGACGAGCCCGCCACCGCCAACGAGCGCGTCCAGTCCTCTGGCTACAGATATCTGCCAGTGAGCCGCGACACCTACGGTTACTCGCCCCGTGCCATCTACGATCATCACTACAGCCGAACAA TTCCAGCTAACTACGACGCAGAGAAGGCCTGGAATGATCATCTGAAGCGCATGCAGGAGATCGAGCGCAG GTACCCATCTCGCTACGGTCTCTACTTGAGGGACAAGCCACTCACGCCCAACTCGCTGGTGCCCCTGGAGTACGAGCCAGAGGACAAGCTGCTGGCTGAGCTCAACAAGG CTCGCCGCTCGGCCTCGCCGTTCCGCCCTGCCAGGAGCACCCGCGCCGGCAGCGAGCCGTACGTGCCACCGCCGGCCTACTGGAACCGCGAGGGCAGCGTGCCCCGCGGAGGACCCTCGGTCTTCGACCGCGCCACCAGCCTGGCCCCGTTCACGCGGCCCAGCTTCCGGGCCAGCTCCCTGGAGCCGCTGGACGAACTCTTTGAAC GACTCCCGATCTTCCATCCCCGCAACCGGTTCAGGGATCTGCTGAGCCCCAGCCCCAACTTGCCGATCTCATCGATCGTGCGCGATCCCTTCTGGTGGGACGTGGATGACCTTGTGCCCTTCCGCGCCACCTCGGTGCCCCGTGCCTCGAGCCCCGTGGCCCGCGATTCGTACTTGTCGCCGGTGAAGAACCGCTACTTGTGGTCCAAGCACCCAGCCAGACCCTTGACCC CTCACCGCTCAATTTATTAA
- the Mf gene encoding uncharacterized protein Mf isoform X8, which produces MFKNHLEMIGRNESPSKKAKFWQSYIRSLKGSEDIRAHEAPRASRPYSSYLDSPSYRSIYDEPATANERVQSSGYRYLPVSRDTYGYSPRAIYDHHYSRTIPANYDAEKAWNDHLKRMQEIERRYPSRYGLYLRDKPLTPNSLVPLEYEPEDKLLAELNKAIRV; this is translated from the exons ATGTTCAAAAACCATTTGGAAATGATTGGGCGCAATGAGAGCCCCAGCAAGAAGGCTAAGTTCTGGCAGTCCTACATCAGGTCCCTGAAGG GCTCCGAGGATATCCGTGCCCACGAGGCGCCCCGTGCCTCTCGTCCCTACAGCTCCTACCTGGACTCGCCCTCCTACAGGAGCATCTACGACGAGCCCGCCACCGCCAACGAGCGCGTCCAGTCCTCTGGCTACAGATATCTGCCAGTGAGCCGCGACACCTACGGTTACTCGCCCCGTGCCATCTACGATCATCACTACAGCCGAACAA TTCCAGCTAACTACGACGCAGAGAAGGCCTGGAATGATCATCTGAAGCGCATGCAGGAGATCGAGCGCAG GTACCCATCTCGCTACGGTCTCTACTTGAGGGACAAGCCACTCACGCCCAACTCGCTGGTGCCCCTGGAGTACGAGCCAGAGGACAAGCTGCTGGCTGAGCTCAACAAGG CTATTAGGGTTTGA
- the Mf gene encoding uncharacterized protein Mf isoform X2: MFKNHLEMIGRNESPSKKAKFWQSYIRSLKGSEDIRAHEAPRASRPYSSYLDSPSYRSIYDEPATANERVQSSGYRYLPVSRDTYGYSPRAIYDHHYSRTIPANYDAEKAWNDHLKRMQEIERRYPSRYGLYLRDKPLTPNSLVPLEYEPEDKLLAELNKARRSASPFRPARSTRAGSEPYVPPPAYWNREGSVPRGGPSVFDRATSLAPFTRPSFRASSLEPLDELFERKLPAIAEADSAPTDAPGRSLGIFERAGSPSPTPVKAGRWGPRPTEVAYDAEGLPIFHPRNRFRDLLSPSPNLPISSIVRDPFWWDVDDLVPFRATSVPRASSPVARDSYLSPVKNRYLWSKHPARPLTPHRSIY, from the exons ATGTTCAAAAACCATTTGGAAATGATTGGGCGCAATGAGAGCCCCAGCAAGAAGGCTAAGTTCTGGCAGTCCTACATCAGGTCCCTGAAGG GCTCCGAGGATATCCGTGCCCACGAGGCGCCCCGTGCCTCTCGTCCCTACAGCTCCTACCTGGACTCGCCCTCCTACAGGAGCATCTACGACGAGCCCGCCACCGCCAACGAGCGCGTCCAGTCCTCTGGCTACAGATATCTGCCAGTGAGCCGCGACACCTACGGTTACTCGCCCCGTGCCATCTACGATCATCACTACAGCCGAACAA TTCCAGCTAACTACGACGCAGAGAAGGCCTGGAATGATCATCTGAAGCGCATGCAGGAGATCGAGCGCAG GTACCCATCTCGCTACGGTCTCTACTTGAGGGACAAGCCACTCACGCCCAACTCGCTGGTGCCCCTGGAGTACGAGCCAGAGGACAAGCTGCTGGCTGAGCTCAACAAGG CTCGCCGCTCGGCCTCGCCGTTCCGCCCTGCCAGGAGCACCCGCGCCGGCAGCGAGCCGTACGTGCCACCGCCGGCCTACTGGAACCGCGAGGGCAGCGTGCCCCGCGGAGGACCCTCGGTCTTCGACCGCGCCACCAGCCTGGCCCCGTTCACGCGGCCCAGCTTCCGGGCCAGCTCCCTGGAGCCGCTGGACGAACTCTTTGAACGTAAGTTGCCCGCGATCGCCGAGGCTGATTCGGCGCCAACTGATGCGCCCGGTCGGTCACTCGGTATTTTCGAGCGCGCCGGCTCGCCAAGTCCCACTCCCGTCAAAGCCGGTCGCTGGGGACCACGCCCCACCGAAGTCGCCTACGATGCTGAGg GACTCCCGATCTTCCATCCCCGCAACCGGTTCAGGGATCTGCTGAGCCCCAGCCCCAACTTGCCGATCTCATCGATCGTGCGCGATCCCTTCTGGTGGGACGTGGATGACCTTGTGCCCTTCCGCGCCACCTCGGTGCCCCGTGCCTCGAGCCCCGTGGCCCGCGATTCGTACTTGTCGCCGGTGAAGAACCGCTACTTGTGGTCCAAGCACCCAGCCAGACCCTTGACCC CTCACCGCTCAATTTATTAA
- the Mf gene encoding uncharacterized protein Mf isoform X3, whose translation MFKNHLEMIGRNESPSKKAKFWQSYIRSLKGSEDIRAHEAPRASRPYSSYLDSPSYRSIYDEPATANERVQSSGYRYLPVSRDTYGYSPRAIYDHHYSRTKKAWNDHLKRMQEIERRYPSRYGLYLRDKPLTPNSLVPLEYEPEDKLLAELNKARRSASPFRPARSTRAGSEPYVPPPAYWNREGSVPRGGPSVFDRATSLAPFTRPSFRASSLEPLDELFERKLPAIAEADSAPTDAPGRSLGIFERAGSPSPTPVKAGRWGPRPTEVAYDAEGLPIFHPRNRFRDLLSPSPNLPISSIVRDPFWWDVDDLVPFRATSVPRASSPVARDSYLSPVKNRYLWSKHPARPLTPEEEDLF comes from the exons ATGTTCAAAAACCATTTGGAAATGATTGGGCGCAATGAGAGCCCCAGCAAGAAGGCTAAGTTCTGGCAGTCCTACATCAGGTCCCTGAAGG GCTCCGAGGATATCCGTGCCCACGAGGCGCCCCGTGCCTCTCGTCCCTACAGCTCCTACCTGGACTCGCCCTCCTACAGGAGCATCTACGACGAGCCCGCCACCGCCAACGAGCGCGTCCAGTCCTCTGGCTACAGATATCTGCCAGTGAGCCGCGACACCTACGGTTACTCGCCCCGTGCCATCTACGATCATCACTACAGCCGAACAA AGAAGGCCTGGAATGATCATCTGAAGCGCATGCAGGAGATCGAGCGCAG GTACCCATCTCGCTACGGTCTCTACTTGAGGGACAAGCCACTCACGCCCAACTCGCTGGTGCCCCTGGAGTACGAGCCAGAGGACAAGCTGCTGGCTGAGCTCAACAAGG CTCGCCGCTCGGCCTCGCCGTTCCGCCCTGCCAGGAGCACCCGCGCCGGCAGCGAGCCGTACGTGCCACCGCCGGCCTACTGGAACCGCGAGGGCAGCGTGCCCCGCGGAGGACCCTCGGTCTTCGACCGCGCCACCAGCCTGGCCCCGTTCACGCGGCCCAGCTTCCGGGCCAGCTCCCTGGAGCCGCTGGACGAACTCTTTGAACGTAAGTTGCCCGCGATCGCCGAGGCTGATTCGGCGCCAACTGATGCGCCCGGTCGGTCACTCGGTATTTTCGAGCGCGCCGGCTCGCCAAGTCCCACTCCCGTCAAAGCCGGTCGCTGGGGACCACGCCCCACCGAAGTCGCCTACGATGCTGAGg GACTCCCGATCTTCCATCCCCGCAACCGGTTCAGGGATCTGCTGAGCCCCAGCCCCAACTTGCCGATCTCATCGATCGTGCGCGATCCCTTCTGGTGGGACGTGGATGACCTTGTGCCCTTCCGCGCCACCTCGGTGCCCCGTGCCTCGAGCCCCGTGGCCCGCGATTCGTACTTGTCGCCGGTGAAGAACCGCTACTTGTGGTCCAAGCACCCAGCCAGACCCTTGACCC CTGAGGAAGAGGATTTATtctaa
- the Mf gene encoding uncharacterized protein Mf isoform X11 — protein sequence MFKNHLEMIGRNESPSKKAKFWQSYIRSLKGSEDIRAHEAPRASRPYSSYLDSPSYRSIYDEPATANERVQSSGYRYLPVSRDTYGYSPRAIYDHHYSRTKKAWNDHLKRMQEIERRYPSRYGLYLRDKPLTPNSLVPLEYEPEDKLLAELNKAIRV from the exons ATGTTCAAAAACCATTTGGAAATGATTGGGCGCAATGAGAGCCCCAGCAAGAAGGCTAAGTTCTGGCAGTCCTACATCAGGTCCCTGAAGG GCTCCGAGGATATCCGTGCCCACGAGGCGCCCCGTGCCTCTCGTCCCTACAGCTCCTACCTGGACTCGCCCTCCTACAGGAGCATCTACGACGAGCCCGCCACCGCCAACGAGCGCGTCCAGTCCTCTGGCTACAGATATCTGCCAGTGAGCCGCGACACCTACGGTTACTCGCCCCGTGCCATCTACGATCATCACTACAGCCGAACAA AGAAGGCCTGGAATGATCATCTGAAGCGCATGCAGGAGATCGAGCGCAG GTACCCATCTCGCTACGGTCTCTACTTGAGGGACAAGCCACTCACGCCCAACTCGCTGGTGCCCCTGGAGTACGAGCCAGAGGACAAGCTGCTGGCTGAGCTCAACAAGG CTATTAGGGTTTGA
- the Mf gene encoding uncharacterized protein Mf isoform X7 translates to MFKNHLEMIGRNESPSKKAKFWQSYIRSLKGSEDIRAHEAPRASRPYSSYLDSPSYRSIYDEPATANERVQSSGYRYLPVSRDTYGYSPRAIYDHHYSRTIPANYDAEKAWNDHLKRMQEIERRYPSRYGLYLRDKPLTPNSLVPLEYEPEDKLLAELNKARRSASPFRPARSTRAGSEPYVPPPAYWNREGSVPRGGPSVFDRATSLAPFTRPSFRASSLEPLDELFEL, encoded by the exons ATGTTCAAAAACCATTTGGAAATGATTGGGCGCAATGAGAGCCCCAGCAAGAAGGCTAAGTTCTGGCAGTCCTACATCAGGTCCCTGAAGG GCTCCGAGGATATCCGTGCCCACGAGGCGCCCCGTGCCTCTCGTCCCTACAGCTCCTACCTGGACTCGCCCTCCTACAGGAGCATCTACGACGAGCCCGCCACCGCCAACGAGCGCGTCCAGTCCTCTGGCTACAGATATCTGCCAGTGAGCCGCGACACCTACGGTTACTCGCCCCGTGCCATCTACGATCATCACTACAGCCGAACAA TTCCAGCTAACTACGACGCAGAGAAGGCCTGGAATGATCATCTGAAGCGCATGCAGGAGATCGAGCGCAG GTACCCATCTCGCTACGGTCTCTACTTGAGGGACAAGCCACTCACGCCCAACTCGCTGGTGCCCCTGGAGTACGAGCCAGAGGACAAGCTGCTGGCTGAGCTCAACAAGG CTCGCCGCTCGGCCTCGCCGTTCCGCCCTGCCAGGAGCACCCGCGCCGGCAGCGAGCCGTACGTGCCACCGCCGGCCTACTGGAACCGCGAGGGCAGCGTGCCCCGCGGAGGACCCTCGGTCTTCGACCGCGCCACCAGCCTGGCCCCGTTCACGCGGCCCAGCTTCCGGGCCAGCTCCCTGGAGCCGCTGGACGAACTCTTTGAAC tttaa
- the Mf gene encoding uncharacterized protein Mf isoform X1 has protein sequence MFKNHLEMIGRNESPSKKAKFWQSYIRSLKGSEDIRAHEAPRASRPYSSYLDSPSYRSIYDEPATANERVQSSGYRYLPVSRDTYGYSPRAIYDHHYSRTIPANYDAEKAWNDHLKRMQEIERRYPSRYGLYLRDKPLTPNSLVPLEYEPEDKLLAELNKARRSASPFRPARSTRAGSEPYVPPPAYWNREGSVPRGGPSVFDRATSLAPFTRPSFRASSLEPLDELFERKLPAIAEADSAPTDAPGRSLGIFERAGSPSPTPVKAGRWGPRPTEVAYDAEGLPIFHPRNRFRDLLSPSPNLPISSIVRDPFWWDVDDLVPFRATSVPRASSPVARDSYLSPVKNRYLWSKHPARPLTPEEEDLF, from the exons ATGTTCAAAAACCATTTGGAAATGATTGGGCGCAATGAGAGCCCCAGCAAGAAGGCTAAGTTCTGGCAGTCCTACATCAGGTCCCTGAAGG GCTCCGAGGATATCCGTGCCCACGAGGCGCCCCGTGCCTCTCGTCCCTACAGCTCCTACCTGGACTCGCCCTCCTACAGGAGCATCTACGACGAGCCCGCCACCGCCAACGAGCGCGTCCAGTCCTCTGGCTACAGATATCTGCCAGTGAGCCGCGACACCTACGGTTACTCGCCCCGTGCCATCTACGATCATCACTACAGCCGAACAA TTCCAGCTAACTACGACGCAGAGAAGGCCTGGAATGATCATCTGAAGCGCATGCAGGAGATCGAGCGCAG GTACCCATCTCGCTACGGTCTCTACTTGAGGGACAAGCCACTCACGCCCAACTCGCTGGTGCCCCTGGAGTACGAGCCAGAGGACAAGCTGCTGGCTGAGCTCAACAAGG CTCGCCGCTCGGCCTCGCCGTTCCGCCCTGCCAGGAGCACCCGCGCCGGCAGCGAGCCGTACGTGCCACCGCCGGCCTACTGGAACCGCGAGGGCAGCGTGCCCCGCGGAGGACCCTCGGTCTTCGACCGCGCCACCAGCCTGGCCCCGTTCACGCGGCCCAGCTTCCGGGCCAGCTCCCTGGAGCCGCTGGACGAACTCTTTGAACGTAAGTTGCCCGCGATCGCCGAGGCTGATTCGGCGCCAACTGATGCGCCCGGTCGGTCACTCGGTATTTTCGAGCGCGCCGGCTCGCCAAGTCCCACTCCCGTCAAAGCCGGTCGCTGGGGACCACGCCCCACCGAAGTCGCCTACGATGCTGAGg GACTCCCGATCTTCCATCCCCGCAACCGGTTCAGGGATCTGCTGAGCCCCAGCCCCAACTTGCCGATCTCATCGATCGTGCGCGATCCCTTCTGGTGGGACGTGGATGACCTTGTGCCCTTCCGCGCCACCTCGGTGCCCCGTGCCTCGAGCCCCGTGGCCCGCGATTCGTACTTGTCGCCGGTGAAGAACCGCTACTTGTGGTCCAAGCACCCAGCCAGACCCTTGACCC CTGAGGAAGAGGATTTATtctaa